In Anaerolineales bacterium, a genomic segment contains:
- the nuoI gene encoding NADH-quinone oxidoreductase subunit NuoI — translation MNILRGLLTTLKYLPEEAVTIQYPERERPARERFKGRHHLKRYENGLEKCIGCALCAAACPADAIWVEAAENTDEERYSPGERYAKTYEINMLRCIFCGYCEDACPTEAIVLEHEHQLAFTNRRDAIYVKEMLIDPPAEGKPATPQRVEPGIYVRAIPDMENPK, via the coding sequence ATGAACATCCTACGTGGGCTGCTAACCACTCTCAAATACTTGCCCGAAGAGGCAGTCACCATCCAATATCCAGAGCGGGAACGCCCCGCCCGTGAACGCTTCAAGGGGCGTCACCATCTGAAACGCTATGAAAACGGCTTGGAAAAATGCATTGGCTGTGCGCTGTGCGCGGCGGCCTGCCCTGCTGATGCGATTTGGGTGGAGGCGGCGGAAAATACTGACGAAGAACGCTACAGCCCCGGTGAGCGCTACGCAAAAACCTATGAAATCAACATGCTGCGCTGTATTTTCTGTGGCTATTGCGAGGATGCCTGTCCCACCGAGGCGATTGTCCTTGAGCATGAGCATCAATTGGCGTTCACCAACCGCCGCGATGCGATCTACGTCAAAGAGATGCTGATTGATCCGCCTGCCGAGGGAAAACCAGCCACCCCACAAAGGGTTGAGCCTGGGATTTACGTCCGGGCAATCCCCGATATGGAAAACCCCAAATAG